GCTATTTATTCTGATGACTATTCTAAATCGTTGGAATTAGTGAATAAAGCATTAGCAATTAGTCCAGATTATGTTCCTTCTATGGATACAAAAGCCTTTATACTAAACCAAATGGGGAGATACAAAGAGGCAATAGAGTGGTATGATAAGGTATTGGAAAGAGAACCAAATTTTATATATTCACTAAACAACAAAGGTGTAGCATTAGCTAATTTGGGATATTATAAAGAAGCATTGTCATGGTATAATACTGCACTAAAACAGGTACCAGGGGACTTGGACATGATATCAAACACAGCAAGAATATTGGGATTCGAGCTTGAAAATTATACCGATGCACTAAATCTACTAAATTCTTATTTGAAAAAGGCGCCTGATCATAAGGGTTTATTATGCAATAAGGAACAAATTTTAGAAAAGATGGGGTATAAGGATGAAGCTATTTCCATCAAGAAAAAACTAATCGATCTTTATTCATCCAATTACAAATGCGGCTACTTCAAAAAGTCAAGTCTTAACTATGTTATGGGTGAACCATTTGTATGATGTTGGAATTAATCGAGTCTCAAAGTAAGTGAATTTAGACCTGACAAGCCGTTCTTATTATTTTTGTATATTAAAATTATTACATTCCAAAATTTGGTCTTCAAGGAGTATTGCAAAATCAGCATTTTTTTGCCCGAGCTGAAAGATAGATGAGAAACATCTCACACGTGTTTCCTAAAAGCGATGGCCTTGCAATTTTTTTCCTTTGTTCCGTGCTTTCCTCTACTATTTTGGCCAGTGTACCCTCAATACATACAGTCTTTTCAGTTTCGCCGCTGATTGTACGTCAGGAAATAATTGATGATCAGAATGATTGGCAACCCTGGAATATTAGAAATGGGTTGGATAGAGATATAAATATCGGCAATAACAATAGCAGTTCTTCAGGGAATCCTACATTAACAGAGTCGTATAGATGTAAAGATCATCCACTTCAATTTCCTAACATTCAATCGATAAGTTATATGAGTGATGGAAATAAACTAAACGCTACTGTTTGGCTATCACAACCATTTAGCGAGTCCCTCTATAGTGATCTGCTCAGAAACGAAACTCTCTCGCCATCATTTAATTTCTCCGCAAATACTTCTGCCCCTGCTTCTACATCTGACGACTTATTACTTGATTCGTTGTCTTCTTCCTCTTCACCAAGAATCATACAATTTGTAATGGTTATAGATATACTATCTGTCTTTGACAAGGGGATTGATTATACAGTAGAATTGTCTAGTCCAACCGAACCAGAAAATCCTCATTGGACTCAAAATGTTTATGAGATTTCTGCCTTTGGAAATAAAAAACTAATTCAAACCAAATCATTTGATTCATTTCCATTTGATGATAAGGACTTTGTAGATTTTTCAATTGATTTAAACTCGATAGGAAATCCAGACAAATACAAATTATTATTTTATATTGCAGATTTATATCCTGTTGATGGTAATTATTGTAGACAAATAGATACTTCAAATTGGTCACTTATACCAACACCAAAATTTACAATCATACCATCCACATCTAATGTAATCATGGAATCAAATGAAGTAAAGGATATCTTAGTAAACATCAATACAAATTCTGCCTTGGTGTCAAAAGCCGTTCTTGGAGTTAACTATACTGACACAAGCAATAATACCACAAAAGACAAAAAGGCAGACGGATTAATTGTCAAATTTGTTCCAAATAATACAACCATCTCACCTTACCTAAATAATAGCGTAATATTGCATATTACTACACCATCTGAGAATGACTTTACAAACGGTGCATCAAGACAGATACCAATACAAATATTAGCAAATATATCATTTCCCCAAACAATAACAAATCGAGGAGGTGATACCTACTATAATAATAAAACTATTAGTATGTTGGAGTCCTCAGATCTCACGTTAACAATTTTACCACCATTATCATTTAATGAACAATTAGAAAATTTTACAAAGTCTATTCAGCCAATTGGAGAACTATGGGGGGTTATAACTACAATCGGACTGGGACTAAGCGGCTTTATGGCTTTTCTATATAGACAACGCAAAAAGGAGAAAAAATCAGAGGGACGCTGAAACTACGGGTATTTCTAATGTTTCATCCCCAGAAGAATATTTTCAAATAGCCAAAAATAATGATAATTTGCAAGATAATGACTCTGATAATATAACAAAAATAATGGATTAAAAGAAAAAATATCAAATAGTACATTCATGGAAGAAGAAAGGAATAAAATGACATATTCTTGTGAATTTGTAATTTCAAATCCGATATTCATCAACTGTACGAGACATTGTTTGTCAAATCATCTCGGTAAGCTTTCCCTATTTTAAAATTCAACTCTAACTACAACAATGGACTCAAAATGTATCTATTATTAAACCCATTGTGTTCATACTAAATACCCTGTGTAATAGAATCAAGATACACATATTATTTCAGTATCAATTTTTCTGTATATCACATATAGAATCAGATGAATATCATAACCACATTCAACAGAATTGGATTTAACGCTTTTCAGATATGGATTTCCATCTAAAAAAATGCTCAATTAGGTCAAGGAAAGCATTACCATTGATAGTATCAGTTAGTTTGGGCGCGTGGGGTTTCATGCTGATATCGGTTCTTTAAAAGAGATTCTACATATTAATAAAAACAATAGTATAATAACATTGATGTTTTATCTCAATTACTAATTGATACTCATCATCCAATAATTGTAGATATAATCTTTATATTCATTACTTCTTGACCTAGGTTATGCAAATTAAGTTCAGCGTAGCTCTTTTGGTTGAAGTCCTTGTAGTTATGGGGGGTCTAATTTTTTGTGCGTCAGTGTCAACAGCAATCGCACAGTCAAACTACACCATTAATGTTGCAAAAACTACAGAAGGCGATTTTACCGTTACCGATGGAGCTAGTTATGTAGGACCGTACTTTGATACAACATATACGATGACTGGCACAGCAACTGATTTTATCAAAGCCAAAGATGTGTTAGTGGCGTCAATACTTGATGATTTCAGTAAATCTCCCACTATTGGGTACATACAAATGAACAGTACAGTTACTCAGACTAATGATAATGCAACTGGGCTTGCTAATCCATTTGTAAGCAAAGAACAGGTGGATGAGAAGGTAAAATCAGTGCTCTCCTATGCATTAGACAAGATTGAGCACCCAGTAGGAATCACGCCCAATATAGGTGATGCAAGACAGATCAAATGTGTATTTGGCAACGTATTAGACGACTTTTGGTGTGATATTCCGACATTTATGATTAGGTGAAGGAATTACAAAAAAACATGTAATCTTTTAAACCCTTACATTTATTTTTTTAGTACTTGTACATTATTGCATTCTAGAATCTTAAATGGACTAATTATCAGTAACAGTCTGGGCGCATGGGGATTAAGTTCCTTGTGGTAGTATGGTTTTAATGCAAACTTTAGATTCGTTGAATGAATATTTGCGTACAGTTTCCTTAAATTGGTATGTATATCAATTTATGGTAGGATAGGATTGAGAGATTAAAAAAGTTTTTTTCTAATTTTCGCAGTCCATTTTGATTCATATTTTTCTAGTGGATTGGTTTTCTCATCTTTTAGATACTCTGGGTAAAGATTCTCAAACTCTTTTAAGGAATCAGACCAAGTCTTTGAGATTTCATTGAATGATTGAGTAAATAGATCGGAGGAGTCACCGTCGCCTTTAGCATCATCGGAAATATTCAGTATTTGTATTAGAAGATCTTCTTTTTCCTTTTTTGTCATTTTGTCAAAATCCTTCATATATAATATCTGTTTATTGGTCTAAAAAAAGAATAATAGTTAAACTCATTCTCACATTTTGTCAATTCTATTTGCTCCGATTATGAGAATTCAAGTTGATTATCTCTTCAATATTTTGGTCAAAGTTTTCTTTTCCACCGATTGAACCAGGAGTCAAATTGTAAAAGATTTTATCAATTTCATCTAAGCTAAGTAGTTCTTGATTTACATTGACAATGGGTGCAACAATTAATGAGAGGATACAAGCAAACATTACATATTGCATGTATATGGTTTGGTAGAATAGATTAAATAGCTAGAAAGCAAAAGTTTGAGACAAATATACTTGAAATTTTGAATTAGACCCAAATCTATTCAAAAGATCTTGATCATGTATAGGAACAATTTATTATAAGAGAGGTTAATGTCTCTTCTATACTGTTATCTTCAAAATCTAATAAAAATTGTAAGACATATTGATAGGTGCGTGGGGGTTAAGTTCCCTGGGGTAATAGGGTTCTGTGAAATAACTAATTTTGAAATTGATTGTTGATGCGGATTTCTTGCCCAAGTTACTAATTAACATACTAACTAGTATCTTAATGAGTGCTATTTGCATAGGGCTGATAGGTCAGTTTTCCTTTCATACATCAATGCCAATAGCACATTCACCATTATATAAGAATAACCAAATAGAGTTTTTTCTTGTTAATCATCTATATCAGTGGACTTTATATATAAGAATTCAATGAATACTACGTGGAAAAGGTCAAAATACTAATAGTAGTTCTTACTTTGTCGATTTTTGGCGTAATAATTAGTTCAGCTGGGTATGCAATACCATTCGTTCAGGCTACATCTAGTGACGGTAATAATAATGCACAAACCTTCAGTGACGATGTACCACCTTCAGGTGACGGTAATAATAATGCACAAACCTTTGAGGGGGAGCTATTACCGCAGCTATCGCCTTCTAATGAGAAGGTAATACAATTTGAAGATACTCCCACAAAAACAATAGCTCAATCTGACAACCTTCAGAATCCATCAATACAAGCCGATTTGAATCAGTCAGTTCTTTCGTCCCAAAAAGACGTGCCAGATTTACAACAATCAAATCCAAAACAATCAAAAGAAAAACATGATTATATTTTTGAGCTCCCAAATGGGGAAGGTTGCTATTGGCAAACCAGTATAGTCAGTGACGCAAAATGGGTAAGTTGTACCACTAAAGAAGCAGATGCTGCGTACAAAAAACAAGAAGCCGCTAAGAGGCCGATTGAAGTTGAAGATGACAGGGCAAGACATTCGCTTCAGGAATTTGGTAACGTTTTACCTCCAACACAGAAATAGACTTGTATTAACTACTCCTTGTCAGAGGTATCATAGACCGTCCGTTCAACAGCGGCAGGTCTGTAGTATCATATCACATGTCACGGATCTAGAATTACCATTATTTATGATTATCTGTTTAGTTATTCTTATTCATAAAGTCTTAATAATTCCTTATTATATTAGCATTAGAATTATTATTGAGAAAGTATTTTTTAGATTTTGAAAAGTTGTTATTAAAAAATACAAAGATCATGATATTATTGGAACAATTATTAGCATCACATCGAAAAAAGAACTAACCAAAAGACTCAATTTTGTTAGAGATTAAGTAATGGTAAGCAAGTCTTAAGGAGCAATCAACCTAAATGACCGAGAACATATAACGATATACGCTCGATAGATTCGCTAGTTTGGTTCAGTAGCCTATCATATAGCAGTTTTAGAATTAGATAGTGTAATCTGAAACTAGTAGGATATATAACACTTAATGGCATAATGAATTCTTTCACATGAGAGGTAAATTAATGCTTAATTTTTGATAGCTTATGTATATCGATTAGTAACAGTCTGGGCGCGTGGGGATTAAGTTCCCGGTGGTAATGGGGTTCAACTACTAATGAAAGATTTCATGTATTATTCACTATTGTGATAAGAAGACTTAGTGTTTTGTGTGATATCAGTAGATCTATTATCAGATCAATGTCACATGTAATTCAGAATTATACTCTTAATTTGCACATTTTGTGTTGATACAGCTAAGTATACTTTTGTTCCCTTATCCGTTTTTATACTCCAAGAAATAATACTATTAGTCATGAGCATATCTAATTTAACTGACGCAAGTATTGTTTCACATATTATCTACAGGGTACCCAAAAAGAATCATAACGCAATGTTGTGAATATGCAAAGAGGCCTATGATATGTTCAAACAATACGGTATTTTACACTATGACGCCTTCAAGCTTAACAACTCAGACGTACCAATGGAAGGGTTTGCAAATATTGCTAGTATCGTTTCTGCCAATATAGATGAGGAAGTTTGGATTGAGTCGATTTATTATAAAGATCGCCAACACATGAATGAAGTAATGGCAAAGATGGAAAAAGACGAAAAAGCTGGCCAAATGATGAAACAATCAATGGATCTATTGCCTCCGGGTGCAAAGTTTATCGTCGGCGATTTTGAACGTCTGAGTGTCTAGATATGAGGTAGTCGAGTAGTAACTTTCCTTTTGGAAGTCCCCTAGAAATTTTTTCTCTCATTTTTTATTTTGTTTAATGC
This Candidatus Nitrosocosmicus oleophilus DNA region includes the following protein-coding sequences:
- a CDS encoding DUF1428 family protein, producing the protein MCKEAYDMFKQYGILHYDAFKLNNSDVPMEGFANIASIVSANIDEEVWIESIYYKDRQHMNEVMAKMEKDEKAGQMMKQSMDLLPPGAKFIVGDFERLSV